The following coding sequences lie in one Halorussus vallis genomic window:
- a CDS encoding dihydroorotase has product MSEIADLRVINARVVTPSGTIDGGVAATDGEIVAVGSDRNLPEADETIDAEGNYLIPGFIDPHVHWGLSRYEYEYHEGLAHDFETETRGAVHGGVTSVVNFLLQPDPYLPDMDFFRKVGAENSYIDFAYHAIVHQDHHVEEIEGLAEKGIRSFKVFFNWYKHASPELGIDHSDAGRTYKVLDKVSDIPNGVVMFHAENEDLAIERRKELQAEGRNDLEAWSEASPNVAEAMQIEQIGRLTEYTDSRAYIVHMSTGEGVDVCERFQEQGVNLHAETLPAFLAHTKDEDLGVWGKISPPLRGEESQKRLWEGLRTGVVDYLGTDHCPHKIEFKEKGEGKYGDIWEAIPGDSNGIEYFLPVMMSEGVNKNRISMERLVEVAAENNAKRWGLYPRKGALAEGSDADMVIVDLEKSAVVDDDFYHTMEPRYSTFHGDELTGLPTHTIVGGEVVVEDGELLVEKGGREYLPRYNAGVPSN; this is encoded by the coding sequence ATGTCTGAAATCGCAGACCTGCGTGTAATCAACGCTCGGGTCGTCACCCCGAGCGGGACCATCGACGGCGGTGTCGCGGCGACCGACGGCGAAATCGTCGCGGTCGGCAGCGACCGGAACCTCCCTGAGGCCGACGAAACCATCGACGCCGAGGGCAACTACCTGATTCCGGGCTTCATCGACCCGCACGTCCACTGGGGGCTGTCGCGCTACGAGTACGAGTACCACGAAGGGCTGGCCCACGACTTCGAAACCGAGACTCGCGGGGCGGTCCACGGCGGCGTTACCTCCGTCGTGAACTTCCTGCTCCAACCGGACCCCTACCTGCCGGACATGGACTTCTTCCGGAAGGTCGGCGCGGAGAACTCCTACATCGACTTCGCGTACCACGCCATCGTCCACCAGGACCACCACGTCGAGGAGATAGAGGGCCTCGCCGAGAAGGGAATCCGGTCGTTCAAGGTGTTCTTCAACTGGTACAAGCACGCCTCGCCCGAACTCGGCATCGACCACTCCGACGCCGGCCGGACCTACAAGGTCCTCGACAAGGTGTCCGACATCCCCAACGGCGTGGTGATGTTCCACGCCGAGAACGAGGACCTCGCCATCGAGCGCCGCAAGGAACTACAGGCCGAGGGGCGCAACGACCTCGAAGCGTGGTCCGAAGCGTCGCCGAACGTCGCCGAGGCGATGCAGATCGAACAGATCGGTCGGCTGACCGAGTACACCGACTCACGGGCGTACATCGTCCACATGTCCACGGGCGAGGGCGTCGACGTCTGCGAGCGCTTCCAGGAGCAGGGCGTCAACCTCCACGCCGAAACCCTGCCCGCGTTCCTCGCGCACACGAAGGACGAGGACCTGGGCGTGTGGGGTAAAATCTCGCCGCCGCTTCGGGGCGAGGAGAGCCAGAAGCGCCTCTGGGAGGGCCTGCGAACCGGCGTGGTCGACTACCTCGGCACCGACCACTGCCCGCACAAGATCGAGTTCAAGGAGAAGGGCGAGGGCAAGTACGGCGACATCTGGGAGGCCATCCCGGGCGACAGCAACGGCATCGAGTACTTCCTGCCGGTGATGATGAGCGAGGGCGTCAACAAGAACCGCATCTCGATGGAGCGCCTCGTCGAGGTCGCCGCCGAGAACAACGCCAAGCGCTGGGGGCTCTACCCCCGGAAGGGCGCGCTGGCTGAGGGGTCGGACGCCGACATGGTCATCGTCGACCTCGAGAAGTCGGCGGTGGTCGACGACGACTTCTACCACACGATGGAACCGCGCTACTCGACGTTCCACGGCGACGAACTCACCGGTCTGCCGACCCACACCATCGTCGGCGGCGAGGTCGTGGTCGAGGACGGCGAACTCCTGGTCGAGAAGGGCGGCCGCGAGTACCTCCCGCGGTACAACGCCGGCGTCCCGAGCAACTAA
- a CDS encoding IclR family transcriptional regulator encodes MARNDGEPLQALETSFRIIEGLKELRGAGVSELARHLDLPKSTVHNHLRSLEEMEYIVREGDTYQNGIRFLGIGEQARFRRKIYDTARPEADKLATETNELSAVMVEEHGWGVFIHRAKSDQAVHIDSYPGQRIHLHSTALGKAILAYLPEHRVEEIIDDHGLPPVTENTITDREALLDELDEIRETRVAYDDEERVQGLRCVASPIRSNEDSVIGAISVAGPTSRIQDGRFEEEIPDQVLSAANVIELNITYS; translated from the coding sequence ATGGCACGAAACGACGGCGAACCGCTGCAGGCGCTCGAAACCTCCTTCAGAATCATCGAGGGGCTGAAGGAACTCCGCGGCGCGGGCGTCTCCGAACTGGCGCGTCACCTCGACCTCCCGAAGAGCACCGTCCACAACCACCTCCGGTCGCTCGAAGAGATGGAGTACATCGTGCGCGAGGGCGACACCTACCAGAACGGCATCCGGTTCCTGGGCATCGGCGAGCAGGCCCGGTTCCGGCGGAAGATATACGATACCGCCAGGCCGGAAGCCGATAAGCTCGCGACGGAGACGAACGAACTGTCGGCCGTCATGGTTGAGGAGCACGGGTGGGGCGTGTTCATCCACCGGGCGAAGAGCGACCAGGCGGTCCACATCGACAGCTACCCCGGTCAGCGCATCCACCTTCACAGCACGGCGCTCGGCAAGGCGATACTCGCGTACCTGCCCGAGCACCGGGTCGAGGAGATCATCGACGACCACGGCCTTCCCCCGGTTACGGAGAACACCATCACCGACCGCGAGGCGCTGCTCGACGAACTCGACGAAATCCGCGAAACCCGGGTTGCGTACGACGACGAGGAGCGCGTCCAGGGGCTCCGGTGCGTCGCGTCGCCGATCAGGAGCAACGAGGACTCGGTCATCGGCGCAATCAGCGTCGCGGGGCCGACGAGCCGAATACAGGACGGTCGCTTCGAGGAGGAGATTCCGGACCAGGTTCTCAGCGCCGCCAACGTCATCGAACTCAACATCACCTACTCGTAG
- the rdfA gene encoding rod-determining factor RdfA → MSDDASERSSGRRSKVARVIDEYGLEGMDDELAALWTGDGAERRSLRELAVYFNENVLETAMRDAGMNPLDGEVENTYRLLTDDEVSSGVRTQTRKQLEREDIDVDRLKRDFVSHQAIHTYLTKHRDTRPPSNEQSDESRRESARDTVQRLQSRTVAVTENTLDRLAATDTLDLGDYDVLVETQVLCRECGTVSTVGELLEAGGCDCRT, encoded by the coding sequence ATGTCTGACGACGCGTCCGAGCGGTCGAGCGGGAGACGGAGCAAAGTAGCCCGCGTGATAGACGAATACGGGCTCGAAGGGATGGACGACGAACTCGCAGCGCTGTGGACCGGCGACGGAGCGGAGCGACGGAGCCTCCGCGAACTCGCGGTATACTTCAACGAGAACGTGCTCGAGACGGCGATGCGAGACGCGGGGATGAATCCGCTGGACGGCGAAGTCGAGAACACCTATCGACTGCTCACCGACGACGAGGTGAGCAGCGGGGTTCGAACCCAGACGCGCAAGCAACTCGAACGCGAGGATATCGATGTCGACCGACTGAAGCGCGATTTCGTCTCCCACCAAGCGATACACACGTATCTGACGAAGCACCGGGACACCCGCCCACCGTCGAACGAGCAGTCGGACGAGTCGCGCCGCGAGTCGGCCCGCGACACGGTGCAACGCCTCCAGAGTCGGACGGTCGCCGTGACCGAGAACACGCTCGACCGCCTCGCCGCGACCGATACCCTCGACCTCGGCGACTACGACGTACTCGTCGAAACGCAGGTCCTGTGTCGGGAGTGCGGGACCGTCTCGACGGTCGGCGAACTGCTCGAGGCCGGCGGTTGCGACTGTCGAACGTGA
- a CDS encoding glycoside hydrolase family 3 N-terminal domain-containing protein: MRTDSADGVHRPSVERRVDDLLERMTLEEKAAQLGSVNAEKLLDDDGNLDRAAAEEHLADGIGHLTRIGGEGSLAPRDAAERTNELQELLAEETRLGVPAVPHEECLSGYMGPQGTTFPQTMGLASTWSPDLVEEVTSTIREQLEAIGTAHALSPVLDVARDLRWGRVEETFGEDPYLVAALACSYVDGLQGDGDGIAATLKHFAGHGAGEGGKNRSSVNVGRRELRETHLFPFEAAVRTADAEAVMNAYHDIDGVPCASDRWLLTDVLRGEWGFDGTVVSDYYSVEFLRSEHGVAASDREAGVMAVEAGIDVELPYTDCYGDQLVDAVENGELAEETLDAAVRRVLRAKARKGLLDDPYVDADAAAEPFGTDEAEELTTRAARESMTLLKNDGDLLPLAGDDLDSVAVVGPKADDAQEMLGDYAYAAHYPEEEVELDATTPLDAVESRGESAGFEVRYERGCTTTSPSTDEFDAAAEAAAEADVAVAFVGARSAVDFSDFDEAQVDNPSVATSGEGCDVVDLDLPGVQQELVETVHETGTPLVVVVVSGKPHSIEWIAGNVPAVVQAWLPGERGGEGVASVLFGEHNPGGHLAVSVPRSVGQLPVHYSRKPNTANEEYVYSESAPLYPFGHGLSYTDFEYGDLSLSTDALEPAGRIAAEVTVRNAGDRAGHDVVQLYASAENPSQARPVQELVGFERVHLDAGEAKRVRFEVDASQLAFHDRDMNLAVEEGPYEFRVGHSASDTVDAASFEVTATKEVPATGRTYFTETRVEDAE, from the coding sequence ATGCGAACAGATTCAGCGGACGGAGTCCACCGACCCTCCGTCGAACGGCGCGTCGACGACCTCCTCGAACGGATGACCCTGGAGGAGAAGGCGGCGCAACTCGGCTCGGTCAACGCCGAGAAGTTGCTCGACGACGACGGAAACCTCGACCGGGCGGCGGCCGAGGAACACCTCGCCGACGGCATCGGTCACCTGACCCGAATCGGCGGCGAGGGAAGCCTCGCCCCGCGCGACGCCGCCGAGCGGACCAACGAACTGCAGGAACTGTTGGCCGAGGAGACGCGACTCGGCGTCCCCGCCGTGCCCCACGAGGAGTGCCTGAGCGGCTACATGGGACCGCAGGGCACCACGTTCCCCCAGACGATGGGGCTCGCGAGCACGTGGTCGCCCGACCTGGTCGAGGAAGTCACGTCGACCATCCGCGAGCAGTTGGAGGCCATCGGCACGGCCCACGCGCTCTCGCCGGTGCTCGACGTGGCCCGCGACCTCCGGTGGGGCCGGGTCGAGGAGACGTTCGGCGAGGACCCCTACCTGGTCGCGGCGCTGGCCTGCAGTTACGTCGACGGCCTCCAGGGCGACGGCGACGGCATCGCGGCGACGCTCAAGCACTTCGCCGGCCACGGCGCGGGCGAGGGGGGCAAGAACCGAAGTTCGGTCAACGTCGGCCGGCGGGAACTCCGTGAAACCCACCTGTTCCCGTTCGAGGCGGCGGTCCGGACCGCCGACGCCGAGGCGGTGATGAACGCCTACCACGACATCGACGGCGTGCCGTGCGCCAGCGACCGGTGGCTGTTGACCGACGTGCTCCGGGGCGAGTGGGGCTTCGACGGGACGGTGGTTTCGGACTACTACAGCGTCGAATTCCTGCGGAGTGAACACGGCGTCGCGGCCTCCGATCGGGAGGCCGGCGTGATGGCGGTCGAGGCCGGCATCGACGTCGAACTCCCCTACACCGACTGCTACGGCGACCAACTGGTCGACGCCGTGGAGAACGGCGAACTCGCCGAGGAAACCCTCGACGCGGCGGTTCGCCGGGTGCTCCGCGCGAAGGCCCGGAAGGGACTACTCGACGACCCGTACGTCGACGCCGACGCGGCCGCCGAACCGTTCGGAACCGACGAGGCCGAAGAACTCACCACGCGCGCCGCCCGCGAGTCGATGACCCTGCTGAAGAACGACGGCGACCTTCTGCCGCTGGCCGGCGACGACCTCGACTCGGTCGCGGTCGTCGGGCCGAAGGCCGACGACGCCCAGGAGATGCTGGGCGACTACGCCTACGCCGCCCACTACCCCGAGGAGGAGGTCGAACTCGACGCGACGACGCCGCTCGACGCGGTCGAGTCCCGCGGCGAGTCGGCCGGTTTCGAGGTGCGCTACGAGCGAGGGTGTACGACGACTAGTCCCTCGACCGACGAGTTCGACGCGGCCGCCGAGGCGGCGGCCGAGGCCGACGTCGCGGTCGCGTTCGTCGGCGCGCGCTCGGCGGTCGACTTCTCGGACTTCGACGAGGCCCAGGTCGACAATCCGAGCGTCGCCACCAGTGGCGAGGGCTGCGACGTGGTCGACCTCGACCTGCCCGGCGTCCAGCAGGAACTCGTCGAAACCGTCCACGAGACGGGGACGCCGCTGGTCGTCGTCGTGGTTAGCGGCAAGCCCCACTCCATCGAGTGGATCGCCGGGAACGTCCCCGCAGTCGTCCAGGCGTGGCTCCCCGGCGAGCGCGGCGGCGAGGGCGTCGCCAGCGTGCTGTTCGGCGAGCACAACCCCGGCGGCCACCTCGCGGTTTCCGTCCCGCGGTCGGTCGGCCAGCTTCCGGTCCACTACAGCCGCAAGCCCAACACCGCCAACGAGGAGTACGTCTACTCCGAGAGCGCGCCGCTGTACCCGTTCGGCCACGGCCTGAGCTACACCGACTTCGAGTACGGCGACCTCTCGCTGTCGACCGACGCGCTCGAACCCGCCGGGCGTATCGCGGCGGAGGTGACGGTCCGAAACGCCGGCGACAGGGCGGGCCACGACGTCGTCCAGTTGTACGCCAGCGCCGAGAACCCCAGCCAGGCCCGGCCGGTCCAGGAACTCGTCGGCTTCGAGCGGGTCCACCTCGACGCGGGCGAGGCCAAGCGCGTGCGCTTCGAGGTCGACGCCTCCCAACTCGCGTTCCACGACCGCGACATGAACCTCGCCGTCGAGGAAGGCCCCTACGAGTTCCGCGTCGGCCACTCGGCGAGCGACACCGTCGACGCGGCCTCGTTCGAGGTGACCGCGACCAAGGAGGTGCCCGCGACCGGTCGGACCTACTTCACCGAGACGCGGGTCGAGGACGCCGAGTAG
- a CDS encoding fumarylacetoacetate hydrolase family protein: protein MRYYRLSGSECSSATASLVAVNEDGDAYDLTAATADLSSFRDLCRAANANGASVDEVARNRIPDAEPVDPVILETDAVQPVVAEEVWAAGVTYRISEEARKSESGKPEVYIDVYDSERPELFLKATPSRTVGPLESIGVRGDSEWNVPEPELGVVLHRGEVVGYTVGNDVSSRDIEGENPLYLPQAKVYDKCCSVGPCVATPETVGDPHDLTMSLSIERDGETVYEGSTTTGEMATTCEELVSYLRRHNSLPETLVLLTGTALVPPETFTLVEGDEVTIDIDRIGRLVNDTVTV from the coding sequence ATGCGCTATTACCGACTCTCCGGTAGCGAGTGCAGTTCCGCCACTGCGTCTCTCGTCGCGGTGAACGAAGACGGAGATGCCTACGACCTGACCGCGGCCACCGCCGACCTCAGTTCGTTCCGGGACCTCTGCCGAGCGGCGAACGCCAACGGCGCGTCCGTCGACGAGGTGGCCCGCAACCGAATCCCGGACGCCGAACCGGTCGACCCCGTGATTCTCGAAACCGACGCCGTCCAACCGGTCGTCGCCGAGGAGGTGTGGGCCGCGGGCGTCACCTACCGCATCAGCGAGGAAGCCCGTAAGTCCGAGAGCGGCAAACCCGAGGTCTACATCGACGTCTACGACAGCGAGCGCCCGGAGCTGTTCCTGAAGGCGACGCCCTCGCGGACTGTCGGCCCGCTCGAATCCATCGGCGTCCGCGGCGACTCGGAGTGGAACGTCCCGGAACCGGAACTCGGCGTGGTGCTCCACCGCGGCGAGGTCGTGGGCTACACCGTCGGCAACGACGTCTCCAGCCGCGACATCGAGGGCGAGAATCCGCTGTACCTCCCGCAGGCGAAGGTGTACGACAAGTGCTGCTCGGTCGGCCCCTGCGTCGCCACGCCCGAAACCGTCGGCGACCCCCACGACCTCACGATGTCGCTGTCCATCGAGCGCGACGGCGAAACCGTCTACGAGGGTTCGACCACGACCGGCGAGATGGCGACCACGTGCGAAGAGCTCGTCTCCTACCTCCGCCGGCACAACAGCCTGCCCGAGACGCTCGTGTTGCTCACCGGCACCGCGCTCGTCCCGCCGGAGACGTTCACGCTCGTCGAGGGCGATGAAGTCACCATCGACATCGACCGCATCGGCCGACTCGTCAACGACACGGTCACCGTCTGA
- a CDS encoding mandelate racemase/muconate lactonizing enzyme family protein encodes MVDLAKLRDPNAEYTMRDLSGETMGLTNSRGGVRDAKITDVQTTMVDGNYPWILVRVYTDAGVTGIGESYWGGGDAEIIERMKPFVVGENPLDIDRLYEHMIQKMSGEGSISGKVVSAISGIEIALHDVAGKLLDVPAYQLVGGKYRDEVRVYCDLHTEDEADPQACAEEGVRVVEELGYDAIKFDLDVPSGHEKDRANRHLRGPEIDHKVEIVEAVTEAVGDRADVAFDCHWSFSAGSAKRLARKLEEYDVWWLEDPVPPENHDVQASVTQSTTTPIAVGENVYRKHGQRTLLEPQAVDIIAPDLPRVGGMRETRKVADIADMYYVPVAMHNVSSPVGTMASAQVAAAIPNSLAVEYHSYQLGWWEDLVEESGLIREGRMEIPEKPGLGLTLDFDTVEEHMVEGEELFDE; translated from the coding sequence ATGGTTGACCTTGCGAAGCTCCGCGACCCGAACGCGGAGTATACGATGCGCGACCTCTCGGGCGAGACGATGGGTCTCACGAACTCCCGGGGCGGCGTGCGCGACGCGAAGATCACCGACGTCCAGACCACGATGGTCGACGGCAACTACCCCTGGATTCTCGTGCGGGTCTACACCGACGCGGGCGTCACCGGCATCGGCGAGTCCTACTGGGGCGGCGGCGACGCCGAGATTATCGAGCGGATGAAGCCGTTCGTGGTCGGCGAGAACCCCCTCGACATCGACCGTCTCTACGAGCACATGATCCAGAAGATGAGCGGCGAGGGCTCCATCTCCGGAAAGGTCGTCTCCGCCATCTCGGGCATCGAAATCGCGCTCCACGACGTGGCGGGCAAACTGCTCGACGTACCCGCCTACCAACTCGTCGGCGGGAAGTACCGCGACGAGGTTCGGGTGTACTGCGACCTCCACACCGAGGACGAGGCCGACCCCCAGGCTTGCGCCGAGGAAGGCGTCCGCGTCGTCGAGGAACTCGGCTACGACGCCATCAAGTTCGACCTCGACGTGCCCTCGGGTCACGAGAAGGACCGCGCCAACCGCCACCTCCGCGGCCCCGAGATCGACCACAAGGTCGAGATCGTCGAGGCGGTCACCGAGGCCGTCGGCGACCGCGCCGACGTCGCGTTCGACTGCCACTGGTCATTCTCGGCGGGCAGCGCGAAACGGCTCGCCCGCAAACTCGAGGAGTACGACGTCTGGTGGCTCGAGGACCCCGTCCCGCCGGAGAACCATGACGTCCAGGCCAGCGTCACCCAGTCGACGACGACGCCCATTGCGGTCGGCGAGAACGTCTACCGCAAGCACGGCCAGCGCACCCTGCTGGAGCCCCAGGCGGTCGACATCATCGCGCCCGACCTGCCCCGAGTGGGCGGGATGCGCGAAACCCGGAAGGTCGCAGACATCGCCGACATGTACTACGTGCCGGTGGCGATGCACAACGTCTCCTCGCCGGTCGGCACGATGGCGTCGGCCCAGGTCGCCGCGGCCATCCCGAACTCGCTGGCGGTCGAGTACCACTCCTATCAGTTGGGCTGGTGGGAGGACCTCGTCGAGGAGAGCGGCCTCATCCGGGAGGGCCGGATGGAGATTCCGGAGAAGCCCGGCCTCGGCCTGACGCTGGACTTCGACACCGTCGAGGAGCACATGGTCGAGGGCGAGGAGTTGTTTGACGAATGA
- the gfo6 gene encoding D-xylose 1-dehydrogenase Gfo6, whose product MAVDDYLRSVRRRDWEELESGTLRLAMVGLGWWTREQAIPAVADSKFCETTVVVSSSREKAESVADEAETDTIAATVTYDEFVDGAATDEYDAVYVCTPNAYHLPYVEAAADHGKAVLCEKPVEATVERAEELVAAAGDADVPLMVAYRMQTDPQVRRMRELLRDGAVGDPVAVHGHMGQQMLDVVSEDPDQWRLDPDLAGYGATVMDLGIYPLNTARFVLDADPTSATAQMHSENRAFGDVPDQHATFTVEFDDGTYAACTASQHSHLSGHFRVVGTDGELILEPAFLGQTPQTLSLRQPDGREVVVDDGRRDLMGDEMTEEFDYFADRVLRGVAPSPDGEHALVDMRALAAIYEAAERGERVSVE is encoded by the coding sequence ATGGCAGTCGACGATTACCTGCGCAGCGTCAGGCGGCGTGACTGGGAGGAACTGGAGTCGGGGACGCTCCGCCTCGCGATGGTCGGCCTCGGCTGGTGGACCCGCGAACAGGCCATCCCCGCGGTCGCCGACTCGAAGTTCTGCGAGACGACCGTCGTCGTCAGCAGTAGCCGCGAGAAGGCCGAGTCGGTCGCCGACGAGGCCGAAACCGACACCATCGCCGCCACCGTCACGTACGACGAGTTCGTCGACGGTGCGGCGACCGACGAGTACGACGCGGTCTACGTCTGCACGCCCAACGCCTACCACCTCCCGTACGTCGAGGCGGCCGCCGACCACGGGAAGGCGGTCCTCTGCGAGAAACCGGTGGAGGCGACCGTCGAGCGGGCCGAGGAACTGGTCGCGGCCGCCGGGGACGCCGACGTGCCGCTCATGGTCGCCTACCGGATGCAGACCGACCCGCAGGTCCGGCGGATGCGCGAACTGCTCCGGGACGGGGCCGTCGGCGACCCGGTCGCGGTCCACGGCCACATGGGCCAGCAGATGCTTGACGTGGTCTCGGAGGACCCCGACCAGTGGCGCCTCGACCCCGACCTCGCCGGCTACGGCGCGACGGTGATGGACCTGGGCATCTACCCGCTCAACACCGCCCGCTTCGTCCTCGACGCCGACCCGACGAGCGCGACCGCCCAGATGCACTCGGAGAACCGGGCGTTCGGCGACGTGCCCGACCAGCACGCCACCTTCACCGTCGAGTTCGACGATGGCACCTACGCCGCCTGCACCGCCAGCCAGCACTCCCACCTGTCGGGTCACTTCCGGGTCGTGGGCACCGACGGCGAACTGATACTCGAACCCGCGTTCCTCGGCCAGACGCCCCAGACGCTCTCGCTCCGCCAACCCGACGGCCGCGAGGTCGTCGTCGACGACGGTCGCCGCGACCTGATGGGCGACGAGATGACCGAGGAGTTCGACTACTTCGCCGACCGCGTCCTTCGCGGGGTCGCGCCGTCTCCCGACGGCGAACACGCCCTCGTCGACATGCGCGCGCTCGCGGCCATCTACGAGGCCGCCGAGCGCGGCGAGCGCGTTTCGGTCGAGTAG
- a CDS encoding aldehyde dehydrogenase family protein: MPEKNYVNGEWVESETGDTVEVANPADPSEVVASYQQSSAADATAAVEAAAAAQDEWAATPGPERGRILRRAGNWLADRKEGLTEQLVAEEGKAYAEANGEVQRAIDIFHYFAGKAADLGGTVKGPSASDQRLYTVKEPVGVAALITPWNYPIAIPAWKLAPALAAGNTVVLKPASVAPGVALELAQALDEAGLPDGALNVVTGPGSAVGTEFIEHDAVDAVSFTGSSEVGQMVYDQATDAGKRVQTELGGKNPTVVSASADPAEAADIVASGGFGTTGQSCTACSRAIVHEDVYDEFVDELVDRAKSVDVGPGLDHEMGPQVSEGELESTLEYIEVAENEGATLAAGGGVPESAETETGYFVEPTVFVDVDNDMRIAQEEVFGPVVAVIEVSDFEEGLGVANDVPYGLSASVVTNDHSEANRFVRDVEAGVAKVNAKTTGLELHVPFGGFKRSSSETWREQGDEGLEFYTIEKTVYDSY, encoded by the coding sequence ATGCCGGAGAAGAACTACGTCAACGGAGAGTGGGTAGAATCGGAAACCGGCGACACCGTCGAGGTCGCGAATCCCGCCGACCCGAGCGAAGTCGTCGCGAGTTACCAGCAGTCGAGCGCGGCCGACGCGACCGCGGCCGTCGAGGCCGCGGCCGCGGCCCAGGACGAGTGGGCGGCCACGCCCGGTCCCGAGCGCGGGCGCATCCTCCGCCGGGCGGGCAACTGGCTCGCCGACCGCAAGGAGGGGCTGACCGAACAGCTCGTCGCCGAGGAGGGCAAGGCCTACGCCGAGGCCAACGGCGAGGTCCAGCGCGCCATCGACATCTTCCACTACTTCGCGGGGAAGGCCGCCGACCTCGGCGGCACCGTCAAGGGGCCGAGCGCGAGCGACCAGCGCCTCTACACGGTCAAGGAGCCGGTGGGCGTCGCCGCGCTCATCACGCCGTGGAACTACCCCATCGCGATTCCGGCGTGGAAGCTCGCGCCCGCGCTCGCCGCCGGGAACACCGTCGTCCTGAAGCCGGCGTCGGTCGCGCCCGGCGTCGCGCTCGAACTCGCGCAAGCGCTCGACGAGGCCGGCCTCCCTGACGGCGCGCTCAACGTCGTCACCGGGCCGGGCAGCGCCGTCGGCACCGAGTTCATCGAACACGACGCGGTCGACGCCGTCTCGTTCACCGGCAGCAGCGAGGTCGGCCAGATGGTCTACGACCAGGCGACCGACGCCGGCAAGCGCGTCCAGACCGAACTCGGCGGCAAGAACCCGACCGTGGTCAGCGCCTCGGCCGACCCCGCCGAAGCCGCCGACATCGTCGCCAGCGGCGGGTTCGGTACCACCGGCCAGTCGTGCACCGCGTGTTCGCGGGCCATCGTCCACGAGGACGTCTACGACGAGTTCGTCGACGAACTCGTCGACCGCGCCAAGTCCGTCGACGTCGGCCCCGGCCTCGACCACGAGATGGGCCCGCAGGTTTCCGAGGGTGAACTCGAATCGACGCTGGAGTACATCGAGGTCGCCGAGAACGAGGGCGCGACGCTTGCGGCGGGCGGCGGCGTCCCCGAGTCGGCCGAAACCGAGACGGGCTACTTCGTCGAACCGACCGTCTTCGTCGACGTCGACAACGACATGCGCATTGCCCAGGAGGAGGTCTTCGGCCCGGTGGTCGCCGTCATCGAGGTTTCGGACTTCGAGGAGGGCCTCGGAGTCGCCAACGACGTCCCCTACGGACTGTCGGCCAGCGTCGTCACGAACGACCACTCGGAGGCCAACCGATTCGTCCGCGACGTCGAGGCGGGCGTCGCCAAGGTGAACGCCAAAACGACCGGACTCGAACTCCACGTCCCGTTCGGCGGGTTCAAGCGGTCGTCCAGCGAAACCTGGCGCGAGCAGGGCGACGAGGGTCTGGAGTTCTACACCATCGAGAAGACCGTCTACGACAGCTACTGA
- a CDS encoding MBL fold metallo-hydrolase yields MVTSNWNSWFVESEVEAADPEGLSLWYLGCHGFVVRSPGATLYVDPYFGDGNPPVTVRMIPVPVDPAAVTDCDAVLVTHEHVDHLHPPSVAPIAANTGAPVFTPGDAHEEYDYDGDETIPADARASVEEGDELSIGDLTVHVRPANDPDTKFAVSYVVECGDETLFVAGDSRPAEAFEEIGAEFDVDVASFTVGTVGRLPLGADGGPRRTRWYMDESQVVEAANAVRADRVLPVHYDTWKGVTADPTALHEHAKSFAYPRVIEVVEVGDRVDIAEPGVVPMRRLDRTE; encoded by the coding sequence ATGGTAACGAGCAACTGGAATTCGTGGTTCGTCGAATCAGAAGTCGAAGCCGCCGACCCCGAGGGCCTTTCGCTGTGGTACCTCGGCTGTCACGGGTTCGTGGTCCGGTCGCCCGGGGCGACGCTGTACGTCGACCCGTACTTCGGCGACGGCAATCCGCCCGTGACCGTCCGGATGATTCCCGTGCCGGTCGACCCCGCGGCGGTGACCGACTGCGACGCCGTGCTGGTCACCCACGAGCACGTCGACCACCTCCATCCGCCCTCCGTCGCCCCCATCGCCGCGAACACCGGCGCACCCGTCTTCACTCCCGGAGACGCCCACGAGGAGTACGACTACGACGGCGACGAGACGATTCCCGCCGACGCACGCGCGTCGGTCGAGGAGGGGGACGAACTCTCGATCGGCGACCTGACGGTCCACGTCCGGCCGGCGAACGACCCCGACACGAAGTTCGCCGTCTCGTACGTCGTCGAGTGCGGCGACGAGACGCTGTTCGTCGCCGGCGACAGCCGACCCGCCGAGGCGTTCGAGGAAATCGGGGCCGAGTTCGACGTCGACGTCGCGTCGTTCACCGTCGGGACGGTCGGCCGCCTTCCGCTGGGCGCCGACGGCGGGCCGCGCCGGACCCGGTGGTACATGGACGAGAGCCAGGTCGTCGAAGCGGCGAACGCGGTGCGGGCCGACCGGGTGCTGCCGGTCCACTACGACACGTGGAAGGGCGTCACCGCCGACCCGACGGCGCTCCACGAGCACGCGAAGTCGTTCGCCTACCCGCGGGTGATAGAGGTCGTGGAAGTAGGGGACAGGGTCGACATCGCCGAACCGGGCGTGGTGCCGATGCGGCGACTCGACCGAACGGAATGA